The Raphanus sativus cultivar WK10039 unplaced genomic scaffold, ASM80110v3 Scaffold2574, whole genome shotgun sequence genome contains the following window.
GGTACAAGAAAATCTCCCGAAGAACTTACGTATGGGTTGCGAACAGAGACAACCCTCTTTCTAGTCCCAACGGAACTCTCAAAATCCTCGACAATAATCTCGCAATATTCGACCAATCCGATACACCTGTATGGTCGACCAATCTGACCGAAGGACACGTGAGATCGGCAGTTGTTGCCGAGCTTCTTGATAACGGTAACTTTGTTCTCAGAGTCTTGAACAGTAATGGGTTCTTGTGGCAGAGTTTTGATTTTCCGACAGACACTCTACTTCCGGAGATGAAACTAGGCTGGGATAACAAAACCGGACTCAACAGATTCTTGAGATCCTGGAAAGCTCCAGACGATCCATCAAGCGGAGATTTCTCAACTAAGCTCAAAACCAACGGGTTCCCTGAGTTTTACGTATGCAACAAAGAGTTGATAATGTACAGGAGCGGTCCGTGGAACGGGATCAGGTTCGGCAGCGACGTACCGGAGACGAAACCAACTGATTACCTAGTTTACAATTTCACAGCGAGTAACGAGGAAGTGACCTACTCATACCTGGTCACTAAAACCAACATTTATTCGAGAATAATCCTAAGCTCCACGGGTTTGTTTGAAAGACTAACTTGGCTTGAGACAGCCAAGACTTGGGACCAACTATGGTACTCACCAAAGGACCAATGCGATAACTACAAACAGTGTGGTAGTTATGGTTACTGCGATTCGTCAACTTCACCGAGTTGTAATTGTATAAAAGGGTTTGAACCGAGGAATGAGCAAGTCCCGGGGTTGAGAGATGATTCTGATGGTTGCCTAAGGAAGACGAGGCTGAGCTGTAAGGGCAGAGATGGGTTTGTCcggttgaagaagatgaaactgCCGGATACTAAGGCGACGAGTGTGGACAGAGGTATTGGGTTGAAAGAATGCGAAGAGAGGTGTTCAAAAGATTGTAATTGTACAGCGTTTGCTAGTTCGGATATTCGTAATGGCGGGTCGGGTTGTGTGGTTTGGACCGGAGAGATTTTGGACGTACGAAACCATGCAAATGGTGGTCAGGATCTCTACGTTAGACTAGCCGCTGCTGATCTCGgttagtgttttttttcttattgaaTAAAGGTCTCTGAGCCGAAATTGTATTTGCTTATATAAATCTCCAGATTAGTATGATCCaatacaaaaaagaagaaaatatatgcAGAGGACAGGAGGGGCAGAAACAGAAAAATCATAGGTTTGAGTATTGGGGTgagcattttttttcttttaagtttaatCATCTTCTGCTTCTGGAAAAGGAAGCAGAAAAGATTAATAGCAACTGAAACACCTATTGGTAAGTCGATAGCTTTTTGCTTCCTTTAATTTTACCTGTATGTTTTGATAACATATGTCTTGATTGTTTTTCTGTGTCTGAATGGAACAATTGATCAAGGGGAAAGCCAAGATTCGCTCGTGAATGAAGTGGTGATATCAAGCAAGATATATACATCTAGAGAAATGAAAACAGAGGATCTAGAGCTTCAATTGATGGATTTTGAAACCATTGCCATGGCAACAAACAATTTTTCTGACTACAACAAGCTTGGACAAGGTGGTTTCGGTATTGTTTACAAGGTATAAAAAAATATCCAGAACT
Protein-coding sequences here:
- the LOC108818836 gene encoding receptor-like serine/threonine-protein kinase SD1-7 isoform X1; this translates as MRSISNYHHAYTFIRFILFVLIVFQAFSISAKTLSATESLTISSNKTITSSGEIFELGFFNLPSTSSRWYLGIWYKKISRRTYVWVANRDNPLSSPNGTLKILDNNLAIFDQSDTPVWSTNLTEGHVRSAVVAELLDNGNFVLRVLNSNGFLWQSFDFPTDTLLPEMKLGWDNKTGLNRFLRSWKAPDDPSSGDFSTKLKTNGFPEFYVCNKELIMYRSGPWNGIRFGSDVPETKPTDYLVYNFTASNEEVTYSYLVTKTNIYSRIILSSTGLFERLTWLETAKTWDQLWYSPKDQCDNYKQCGSYGYCDSSTSPSCNCIKGFEPRNEQVPGLRDDSDGCLRKTRLSCKGRDGFVRLKKMKLPDTKATSVDRGIGLKECEERCSKDCNCTAFASSDIRNGGSGCVVWTGEILDVRNHANGGQDLYVRLAAADLEDRRGRNRKIIGLSIGVSIFFLLSLIIFCFWKRKQKRLIATETPIGESQDSLVNEVVISSKIYTSREMKTEDLELQLMDFETIAMATNNFSDYNKLGQGGFGIVYKGKLLNGKEIAVKRLSKMSLQGVDEFKNEVRVIARLQHINLVRLLGCCVDGDEKILIYEYLENLSLDSHLFDKNRCSNLNWQMRFDITKGIARGLLYLHQDSRLRIIHRDLKVSNVLLDKYMIPKISDFGMARMFGQDEIEANTRKVVGTYGYMSPEYAMNGIFSIKSDVFSFGVLLLEIISGKRSTGFYNSTGDLSLLGCVWRNWKEEKWLEIIDPIIIDHSSSTLQRHEILRCIQIGLLCVQERAEDRPAMSSVMVMLGSETTAIPQPKQPAFCVGKSPLETQSSKHGDDEWTVNQITLSVIDAR
- the LOC108818836 gene encoding receptor-like serine/threonine-protein kinase SD1-8 isoform X2 translates to MRSISNYHHAYTFIRFILFVLIVFQAFSISAKTLSATESLTISSNKTITSSGEIFELGFFNLPSTSSRWYLGIWYKKISRRTYVWVANRDNPLSSPNGTLKILDNNLAIFDQSDTPVWSTNLTEGHVRSAVVAELLDNGNFVLRVLNSNGFLWQSFDFPTDTLLPEMKLGWDNKTGLNRFLRSWKAPDDPSSGDFSTKLKTNGFPEFYVCNKELIMYRSGPWNGIRFGSDVPETKPTDYLVYNFTASNEEVTYSYLVTKTNIYSRIILSSTGLFERLTWLETAKTWDQLWYSPKDQCDNYKQCGSYGYCDSSTSPSCNCIKGFEPRNEQVPGLRDDSDGCLRKTRLSCKGRDGFVRLKKMKLPDTKATSVDRGIGLKECEERCSKDCNCTAFASSDIRNGGSGCVVWTGEILDVRNHANGGQDLYVRLAAADLEDRRGRNRKIIGLSIGVSIFFLLSLIIFCFWKRKQKRLIATETPIGESQDSLVNEVVISSKIYTSREMKTEDLELQLMDFETIAMATNNFSDYNKLGQGGFGIVYKGKLLNGKEIAVKRLSKMSLQGVDEFKNEVRVIARLQHINLVRLLGCCVDGDEKILIYEYLENLSLDSHLFDKNRCSNLNWQMRFDITKGIARGLLYLHQDSRLRIIHRDLKVSNVLLDKYMIPKISDFGMARMFGQDEIEANTRKVVGTYGYMSPEYAMNGIFSIKSDVFSFGVLLLEIISGKRSTGFYNSTGDLSLLGVEELEGRKMARDHRSDHHRSFIINVAET
- the LOC108818836 gene encoding receptor-like serine/threonine-protein kinase SD1-8 isoform X3, yielding MRSISNYHHAYTFIRFILFVLIVFQAFSISAKTLSATESLTISSNKTITSSGEIFELGFFNLPSTSSRWYLGIWYKKISRRTYVWVANRDNPLSSPNGTLKILDNNLAIFDQSDTPVWSTNLTEGHVRSAVVAELLDNGNFVLRVLNSNGFLWQSFDFPTDTLLPEMKLGWDNKTGLNRFLRSWKAPDDPSSGDFSTKLKTNGFPEFYVCNKELIMYRSGPWNGIRFGSDVPETKPTDYLVYNFTASNEEVTYSYLVTKTNIYSRIILSSTGLFERLTWLETAKTWDQLWYSPKDQCDNYKQCGSYGYCDSSTSPSCNCIKGFEPRNEQVPGLRDDSDGCLRKTRLSCKGRDGFVRLKKMKLPDTKATSVDRGIGLKECEERCSKDCNCTAFASSDIRNGGSGCVVWTGEILDVRNHANGGQDLYVRLAAADLEDRRGRNRKIIGLSIGVSIFFLLSLIIFCFWKRKQKRLIATETPIGESQDSLVNEVVISSKIYTSREMKTEDLELQLMDFETIAMATNNFSDYNKLGQGGFGIVYKGKLLNGKEIAVKRLSKMSLQGVDEFKNEVRVIARLQHINLVRLLGCCVDGDEKILIYEYLENLSLDSHLFDKNRCSNLNWQMRFDITKGIARGLLYLHQDSRLRIIHRDLKDVWTGRDRS